A single genomic interval of Dysidea avara chromosome 8, odDysAvar1.4, whole genome shotgun sequence harbors:
- the LOC136263477 gene encoding NFX1-type zinc finger-containing protein 1-like, which translates to MGKRRKRNCNHLLDKSLQGTKRLKSSDSDDDLIAHSDYEYEEPAYLTLTYPNILPNMQELNIIEHISPHVEPLPRDGKYRNWQQYLSLHFNLLREDFIAPLRKGILEYKNNCGVDTEQSEIRVYHEARFTRLELKNDGILLCVSFKAYIKEEIPLTWLINGSLLCFSSDNFKTILFATVANRDQNFVNEGEILVKIESDINCLSVLGINTNGWILEQKEYAMVELIPHYETYALVLKSLKNTKPNEMRFTQYLIDCNYHRLFNPQYLRRDPVFNMESLLKTKHPNYYDITNPYCWSCHKDTDLDDSQKKAVQQALTQEVSLIQGPPGTGKTYVGQKIIEVLLNNREQQGNFPILVVCYTNQALDQLLETVVEFKKAKQENQKYHHGGLKKDFSFNPHEIARLGSRGNDNAKDFSVHNLESIDWIIEPNGNKKKPKTIINDKQTKYLFTLKRKITNLNKKIKREMEFISDSMPSIQNLSKFIDPVHLNQLKSLNLCENQCLSAWLKCNQSSFGRKQQCFQRKKSSDIKCSTAKYSYSHDLKHCQVKPQDVYTEAEVKSITDITILTTRDKEKLYQYWMKLYHQNHYNEICSLIDDYNHIHADYVTASDRKTVELLQKTQIIFATTTGVAKNKHIINKVRIKIIIVEEAAEVLESHIISCLTAATQQLILIGDHKQLQPKPHEHILACKYRLNISLFQRLIEAGFPCATLQHQHRMRPEIADLVRPHVYRDLKDHDSVLGYENIRGIASNVYFFDHHYPEKLNRRSKSYFNEEEANLVAGLCNYLLKQGYEPCNITVLAAYTSQVNLLKKLIPTAVEELNDEPILTDESDDAPEPEEISVSGKDDDIKNIIMVTTVDNFQGKENEIIILSLVRSNEVNAVGFLSKENRMCVALSRAKQGFYCFGNFHKLLFKVSPKTPSVLHREPSVWKQLSLHLTKKRQVGSELQLCCANHPESITTITKCTDFQKLPPDGGCWLRCNAKLSCGHKCTRNCHIKDQEHKIYQCKQPCLRKCLQCGSPCKQKCFMKCKRCDMLVNKKLPSCGHIQLVPCWMKPDEFKCQRKCNKTCTNGHPCLLKCSDECGDCIETSVEIRSCGHEVTLYCSENYVKPTTCSKPCEKKCTTNKNPHKCNKLCSEICGNCESLVKVTLPWCGHRQEVPCYMQHRLKHYANKIYCNADVTKVVPSCGHKVTMPCGKDAAAFDCCTLVSHKLPCGHSKGIECYRLQGISKQDKMWLLASEKCHVEIKKVFSICNHVVDLPCSDKDIKECPVPCDAVLLCGHQCCGTCHKCHQGRLHKPCMFHANKLLCGHQTTVSCGSSISQPYPKCSYRCKRYCPHTKCSHKCQDACKPCHKPCTWRCRHYKCTRKCFESCNRQRCYYPCPHVNKCGHQCIGVCGEPCPNVCNICDEEKFSQLYMSLNRFKTKYNTKYIQLDCGHLFKVTELDPWIDARSKQFQLISCPKCDTILHFYHRYGNAIKRVHENINEILCEINNTATVSVSSAKIEKLNGLLSEDLCVNEFENVSSSTKYVFDTFYSLTCLNKCSAGNTLIQDSLATLLTYLEENAESLSLQTIQDVTCEQRRIALWIMTCQLNSKTLDHADMSTIEQIESFITKLDYVHHNNRLFPQRAKILYTKLSNIAKKHKVALLDKDYILTPMLPVMYTGKWRQCCEGHFYCIPQPPPDIWCEFLTAQRCPICWEQYEEDDGHFEDLMDTDGESD; encoded by the coding sequence ATGGGAAAACGTAGAAAAAGAAATTGCAATCATCTATTGGACAAATCTCTACAAGGAACAAAGAGGTTAAAATCCTCTGACAGTGATGATGACTTGATAGCACATAGTGACTATGAATATGAAGAGCCTGCATACTTGACATTGACTTACCCAAATATTTTACCTAATATGCAAGAGCTAAATATAATCGAACACATTTCACCACATGTTGAGCCATTACCAAGAGATGGGAAATACAGAAATTGGCAACAATATTTGTCGTTACACTTTAATCTCTTACGGGAAGATTTTATAGCTCCATTGAGAAAAGGAATTCTGGAGTACAAAAATAATTGTGGTGTTGATACAGAACAATCTGAAATCAGAGTCTACCATGAGGCTAGGTTTACAAGACTGGAGCTGAAAAATGATGGAATACTACTTTGTGTCTCTTTTAAAGCATATATAAAGGAGGAGATACCACTAACGTGGTTAATAAATGGATCATTGCTGTGCTTTTCTTCTGATAACTTTAAAACAATTTTGTTTGCAACAGTGGCTAACAGAGATCAAAATTTTGTAAACGAAGGAGAAATACTAGTAAAAATTGAATCTGATATCAACTGCCTTAGTGTATTAGGTATAAACACAAATGGCTGGATACTTGAGCAGAAAGAATATGCAATGGTTGAATTAATCCCACACTATGAGACATATGCGCTTGTACTTAAGTCTCTTAAAAATACAAAACCAAACGAAATGCGTTTTACACAATACCTTATTGATTGCAATTATCACAGATTGTTCAATCCTCAATACTTGAGAAGAGACCCAGTTTTTAACATGGAAAGTCTGTTGAAAACAAAGCATCCAAATTACTATGACATTACCAATCCATATTGTTGGTCTTGTCACAAAGATACTGACCTTGATGATTCACAGAAGAAAGCAGTTCAACAAGCACTCACGCAAGAAGTGTCACTTATCCAAGGACCTCCTGGAACTGGAAAAACTTATGTCGGTCAAAAGATCATAGAGGTCTTGCTAAATAACAGAGAACAACAAGGAAATTTTCCGATACTGGTAGTGTGTTACACTAATCAAGCCTTAGACCAACTACTTGAGACAGTAGTTGAATTTAAAAAAGCAAAGCAAGAAAATCAAAAGTATCACCATGGTGGTTTGAAAAAAGATTTTTCATTTAATCCACATGAAATTGCTAGACTTGGTAGTCGTGGTAATGACAATGCTAAAGACTTTTCAGTTCATAACTTAGAATCAATAGATTGGATAATAGAGCCCAATGGAAACAAGAAGAAAcctaaaacaataataaatgacaaacaaacaaaatatttgtttacaCTGAAAAGAAAGATAACAAatctaaataaaaaaattaagcGCGAAATGGAGTTTATTTCTGATAGCATGCCATCCATTCAAAATTTATCAAAATTCATTGATCCAGTTCATTTAAATCAACTCAAAAGTCTAAACCTAtgtgaaaatcaatgtttatcAGCTTGGTTGAAGTGTAATCAAAGCAGCTTTGGAAGAAAACAGCAATGTTTTCAAAGAAAGAAATCCAGTGATATTAAATGCAGCACTGCAAAATATAGTTACAGTCATGATCTTAAACATTGTCAAGTAAAGCCACAAGATGTTTACACTGAAGCTGAAGTTAAATCAATTACTGATATCACCATTCTCACCACAAGAGATAAAGAAAAACTGTATCAGTATTGGATGAAGTTGTATCATCAAAATCATTATAATGAGATATGCAGTTTGATTGATGATTATAATCACATACATGCTGACTATGTAACAGCATCTGACAGAAAAACTGTTGAATTACTGCAAAAGACACAAATAATTTTTGCAACTACCACAGGAGTAGCAAAGAATAAGCACATAATTAACAAAGTTAGGATCAAGATCATCATTGTAGAAGAGGCTGCTGAAGTGTTGGAGTCTCACATTATTTCTTGTCTTACAGCTGCAACTCAACAGTTGATTCTCATTGGAGATCATAAGCAACTACAGCCTAAACCACACGAGCACATCCTAGCATGCAAATACAGATTAAATATTTCTCTGTTTCAAAGgttaattgaagctggttttccTTGTGCTACACTTCAGCATCAACATCGAATGCGACCAGAGATTGCTGACTTAGTTCGTCCACATGTGTATCGTGACTTAAAAGATCATGACTCCGTTTTGGGATATGAAAATATTAGAGGCATTGCATCAAatgtttatttctttgatcaTCATTACCCAGAAAAGCTAAATAGACGCTCTAAATCCTACTTCAATGAAGAAGAAGCAAATCTTGTTGCTGGCTTGTGCAATTACCTTCTCAAACAAGGTTATGAGCCCTGCAACATAACTGTACTTGCTGCTTATACAAGCCAAGTAAACTTGTTGAAAAAGTTAATACCCACTGCAGTCGAGGAGTTAAATGATGAGCCTATACTAACTGATGAAAGTGATGATGCACCAGAACCAGAAGAAATATCTGTTTCAGGAAAGGATGATGACATCAAGAATATTATAATGGTTACCACAGTTGATAATTTTCAAGgaaaagaaaatgaaataaTCATTTTGTCTTTAGTCCGAAGTAATGAAGTTAATGCAGTAGGTTTCCTGAGTAAGGAAAATCGCATGTGTGTGGCATTGTCAAGAGCCAAACAAGGATTCTATTGCTTTGGTAATTTTCACAAGTTACTGTTTAAGGTATCACCCAAAACACCTAGTGTATTACACAGAGAGCCTTCTGTGTGGAAACAACTCTCACTTCACTTAacaaagaaaaggcaagtaggATCTGAACTCCAGTTGTGTTGTGCTAACCACCCTGAATCCATCACCACAATTACAAAGTGTACAGATTTTCAAAAGCTTCCACCAGATGGAGGCTGCTGGTTACGATGTAATGCTAAACTTTCTTGTGGACACAAATGTACAAGGAACTGTCATATTAAAGATCAAGAACACAAAATTTatcaatgtaaacaaccatgtTTAAGGAAGTGCCTGCAATGTGGTAGTCCATGTAAACAAAAATGCTTCATGAAATGTAAACGATGTGATATGCTAGTTAACAAAAAACTACCTTCGTGTGGCCATATCCAGCTTGTACCATGTTGGATGAAACCAGATGAATTTAAATGCCAAAGAAAATGTAACAAAACTTGTACCAATGGTCATCCTTGTCTACTCAAGTGTTCTGATGAATGCGGTGACTGCATAGAAACATCTGTTGAAATTCGTAGTTGTGGTCATGAAGTTACACTGTATTGTAGTGAAAACTATGTAAAGCCTACAACTTGTTCTAAACCATGTGAGAAAAAGTGTACAACTAATAAAAATCCTCACAAGTGTAACAAATTATGTTCTGAAATTTGTGGAAATTGTGAGTCTCTTGTTAAAGTGACATTACCCTGGTGCGGTCACAGACAGGAGGTGCCATGTTATATGCAACACAGACTGAAACATTATGCTAACAAAATTTACTGCAATGCAGATGTCACAAAAGTAGTCCCAAGTTGTGGACATAAAGTCACAATGCCATGTGGTAAAGATGCTGCAGCTTTCGACTGCTGTACACTAGTTTCTCATAAACTACCATGTGGTCACAGTAAAGGCATAGAGTGCTACAGATTACAAGGCATATCAAAACAGGATAAGATGTGGCTGTTAGCTTCAGAAAAATGCCATGTAGAAATTAAGAAGGTATTTTCCATATGCAATCATGTCGTTGACTTGCCATGCAGTGATAAAGACATTAAGGAATGTCCTGTTCCTTGTGATGCTGTCTTACTCTGTGGCCACCAATGTTGTGGAACTTGTCATAAATGCCACCAAGGAAGGTTACACAAGCCTTGCATGTTCCATGCTAATAAACTTCTCTGTGGTCATCAAACAACAGTTAGTTGTGGTAGCTCCATTTCACAACCCTATCCAAAATGTTCTTACCGATGTAAAAGATATTGTCCACACACAAAATGCTCCCATAAATGCCAAGATGCTTGCAAGCCATGCCATAAACCATGCACATGGAGATGCCGACATTACAAGTGTACAAGAAAATGTTTTGAAAGTTGTAATCGTCAGCGATGTTATTACCCATGTCCACATGTTAACAAGTGTGGTCATCAATGCATTGGAGTCTGTGGGGAACCATGCCCTAATGTTTGTAACATTTGTGATGAGGAGAAATTTTCACAGTTATACATGTCTTTGAATAGATTCAAAACAAAATACAATACCAAATACATTCAATTGGACTGTGGCCACCTGTTTAAAGTGACAGAACTTGATCCATGGATTGATGCTCGCTCAAAACAATTCCAATTGATCTCTTGTCCAAAGTGTGACACAATATTACATTTTTATCATAGGTATGGCAATGCCATTAAAAGAGTACATGAGAATATTAATGAAATACTTTGTGAGATCAATAACACTGCAACAGTGAGTGTTAGCTCAGCAAAAATAGAAAAGCTTAATGGCTTGCTTAGTGAAGATCTATGTGTTAATGAATTTGAAAATGTTTCATCATCAACTAAATATGTTTTTGATACATTTTATTCTTTAACATGTTTAAACAAATGCTCAGCAGGTAACACTTTAATTCAAGATTCTTTAGCTACTCTACTAACATATCTTGAAGAAAATGCTGaatcattatcattacaaaccATTCAAGATGTAACATGTGAACAAAGACGCATAGCACTCTGGATCATGACCTGCCAACTAAATAGTAAAACACTTGATCATGCAGACATGTCCACTATTGAACAGATTGAAAGTTTCATAACAAAGTTAGACTATGTACATCATAATAACCGACTGTTTCCTCAGAGAGCAAAAATCCTTTACACAAAATTATCAAATATAGCCAAGAAGCATAAGGTGGCACTGCTGGATAAGGACTATATACTAACTCCAATGTTGCCAGTAATGTACACTGGAAAATGGAGGCAATGTTGTGAAGGTCATTTCTATTGTATACCTCAACCACCTCCAGATATCTGGTGTGAGTTTTTGACTGCTCAAAGATGTCCTATTTGCTGGGAGCAATATGAAGAAGATGACGGTCATTTTGAAGACCTGATGGACACTGATGGAGAAAGTGATTGA